In Eriocheir sinensis breed Jianghai 21 chromosome 12, ASM2467909v1, whole genome shotgun sequence, the following proteins share a genomic window:
- the LOC126997674 gene encoding leucine carboxyl methyltransferase 1-like codes for MLQRRDIDSVGSDEAVIATNDDASSCKRCAVALGYWRDRYINYFVRATDRKAPEINRGYFARAVAIKMLVDKFIEVTNGNCQIVNIGAGFDTLYWRLVDEGKSVKGFVEFDFPGVTSRKCLYIQRTKQLLQAVSDEDYDVKLNRNNLHGHTYKLTGVDLRNLTDVEAKVKESDLEYSLPTLFLAECVLVYISIQKSSQLLKWIAEKFKSALFINYEMVNLGDRFGEVMLSNLRSRGCDLAGSEACQSTETQRRRFLDNGWAGADSYDMVGVWSRLPPEEIARVTQIELLDEQELLHQLFTHYAITTAWTDHRWSEVQL; via the exons ATGCTGCAGCGGCGAGACATCGACAGTGTGGGCAGTGACGAGGCAGTCATCGCCACCAACGATGACGCCAGCTCCTGCAAGCGGTGTGCCGTGGCGCTGGGCTACTGGCGGGACCGTTACATCAACTACTTCGTCAGGGCCACCGACCGTAAGGCCCCGGAGATCAACCGCGGCTACTTCGCCCGTGCCGTGGCCATCAAGATGCTCGTCGACAAGTTCATTGAG GTGACAAACGGCAATTGTCAGATTGTGAACATTGGCGCCGGGTTTGACACACTGTACTGGAGGCTGGTGGACGAGGGCAAGAGTGTGAAGGGCTTCGTGGAGTTTGACTTCCCCGGCGTCACCTCCCGGAAGTGTCTCTACATCCAGCGCACAAAACAGCTCCTGCAGGCCGTCAGtgatgaag ACTATGATGTGAAGCTGAACCGCAATAACCTCCATGGACACACCTACAAGCTGACCGGGGTGGACCTGCGCAACCTGACAGATGTGGAGGCTAAGGTGAAGGAGTCTGACCTGGAGTACTCCCTCCCCACGCTGTTCCTGGCCGAGTGTGTCCTCGTCTACATCTCCATACAGAAGTCCTCACAGCTCCTCAAATGGATTGCCGAGAAGTTCAAATCGGCGCTCTTCATTAACTATGAGATG GTCAACCTTGGGGACCGGTTTGGGGAGGTCATGCTGAGTAACCTCCGCTCCCGAGGCTGCGACCTGGCAGGCTCCGAGGCTTGCCAGAGCACCGAGACACAACGCAGGAG gttCCTGGACAATGGCTGGGCAGGCGCTGACTCATACGACATGGTTGGCGTTTGGTCACGACTTCCGCCGGAGGAGATCGCTCGGGTCACACAAATTGAGCTTCTGGACGAGCAAGAGTTACTTCACCAGCTGTTCACGCACTACGCCATCACCACCGCCTGGACGGACCACCGCTGGTCGGAGGTGCAGCTGTAG